The DNA sequence tgatttttgttatttgtatgttatttttttgttattgttttgatgttatttggatattattttctaattacttttatatagttttctcGTTGTTTTggaaaaaaccgtaaaaatgtaaaaaaaaaaatctttaaatgtaaaagtataatttttttacaaaaaatagtgccttatgtaattatctttttttttttacaaatgtaACTTTCATTAGATAAACTAGGAGTGTTTATAAAATAGCTGTTCCAATCCAATCCATATTGTGCGAATATCTGCACTTGAGCGGATTGAATTagattggaaaattcaaaattcgcacttgtgcagattggatgttgattgacatgtaaaagtaaccgatccaatccaattcacacatatttataaaattgttcAAAAAGTTATATACACAATTAACATTTCaatgtaaagaaaataataatttaaaaatttaatgcatTATTAGACTTAAGTGGATAAGTTAGTTATGTTAGTTATAGGTAGTTAGTTAGGTCGTTTGTTAGTTAGTTGGTTAGTTGTCCTAACCAGCTCTACACTGCCTATATATAATGCTAGTGCTGCCATTGTAATCGATTGACTCataattcaatatcaataaaatcaattttactTTATTCTCTAAAGaactaatatggtatcagatgTAAATTATTGAAGCTTCAAGATACTTCATCTTCCACCTTCAAGAACTCATCAATGGCGCAAACTCGGACTACTACCTCTGCTACTACCACTGATCTTCCTTCTCCTCCAGTGGTCGATGCCAATTTAGCTCCACCACCACACCAAACTTCTGCTGAACCTCAAAATCAAATTGATGTCCCAGTTCCAATTTCTCGATCTACTCTCATTGATCGCCCTACTTACGAAGATGTGCGATCACCATACTATCTCAACAATGTTGATCACCCTAGACTCATCTCGGCCTCTCATGTGCTAACAGATTGTAATTTTTAGCCATAGAAATGTGATTTCAAGCTTCCCATTGGCGCCTAAAACAAGACTACCTTCCTTGATGGCACCTTACCTCAACCTCCTCCAAACAATTCTCTTCACAACTCTTGGATTTCACGCAATTAGATGGTGATGTCGTGGATATTACACTCTATTTTGCCAGAAATCAAGAGTAGTATCATGAATTCGGACATTGTTGTAGAAATGTGGTTTGTCCTCAATAATCACTTCAACCAAGGTAATGGACCACGAATCTTTGAGCTTTATGAATCCCTCATTTATCTTCACCAAGGAGATGAATTTGTTAGTGCCTATTTCACTAAACTCATAGCCATGTCGGATAAGATCAATCAACTTAGGCCAAGAATACCCTACACTTGTGATGCTGTTGCACAAAATCAAGATCACCTTAACCATGATCAAGTCTTGCTGTTTCTCAAAGGTCTCAATGAGTCTTATCATGCCATTCGACATCAAATCTTACTCCTTGATCCCTGTCCATCTCTGAACAAAGTCTTTTCCATGGTGATCCATCAAGAAAGACAAAGAACATTGGGGAATCGCAATGCTCCACCCATAGTTGCTACTGCAGCCACAACACCTGTTGCTAATACGGATCCAGCAGCCAACCAAACTTCAAAAAGTAAAAGACCTCGTCCTCATTGCGCACAATGCCAAAAACCGGGGCACTATAAGGACAAATGCTACTTTCTCCATGGTTTCCTACCTGGTTATGGTAAAACAAGGTCAAGTGATACAACAACCCAACAAAATAGAAAACTAGATTCTGGCTCTACATCTCTACCACAGACTCTTCAAGTCTCACTCCCCACAATTGATTCTCAATTGACACTAGCTCCATGTCAATAATTAATTTCTATGCTGAGTCGACAATTGCATCTTTCAACTGATGCATCTACATTAGACACTCCTGCAATAAACAACCTTACGGGTAATATCGACCCCTTTCTCCTACTTCTTGGATTTTAGACAGAGGTGCCACTCACCATATTTGTTGTCACATTCAATGTTTCTCTTCCTTCACTAAACTAATCAACAACATACATGTCACATTACCTAGTGACACATctgttaaaatagaaaaattcagAACCATAATCATAAATCATAATATCAAACTACACAATGtcttattgttggaaattattttaccaggatcttagatctactcacaagtatgttgattaacaccctaaatataaactttctaaaacgataaaataaacacatataaagtttaggaaaccttacattgggtgcagtggaattaaatgactccttccgttcagatctctaacccttgtatcctttctgtagcagagtattatcaagatctgaacctggatctctttctctgaatctttgatgatgaaactccttttgctgatgatctttcttcacgatcttcctcactatgattgaggtattgcttgctgtgtgtgggcactactctaatcactaaggggtttcgaaattatcaaggaagaagagagagagagggtggcggccaaggtagagagagaaaggctcatgttttctgaatcagaagtgtaattttcctgaagccttcactacctatttatagcattccactagaattaggcttgaattatttgacattaaaataatgaaaatatcagtttaaattacctacaaaagtggccggccatggcttattgggtttgggccttgctttttgcaattttgcagttttaacacttttgtatctgattttttcaaaaacgccaattttctaattcaaccatttaaatgccaattctaactatttgataactataaataattattaaataatattgtcatttatcatatttattaattgaaccatacaaagtatcaaaattaacaaatatgcccctaacaactctttttttacaatttcgcccttacttagtgaaaatttcacaaatagacacagtctaatttgagaattataattgattaatcaaaaccaattacatgagtcttacaaacaatattatctcaactagtgcggggaccatgggtctatataaccgagcttccaataagtagatcaagaatttagcactaaaattcactaacttattaattcttcgttgaatccacgcatagaacttagaattgcactctcagtatatagaatgctctatatgttccaccatatagacgcatcattagttatccattgttacaatcttaatgtgatcaatgatcctctatatgaatgatctacactataaagggattagattaccgtaacaccctactatgtattttatccttaaaacacttgatgatatttcagcttatgtgaaatgagcactccaccatttatgttcgtttggtcaagctcgaaggagatcatcctttgcttactattcgccagatagaagctatagattccatgtttatgttagcgctcccactcaattgcactaccatgttcccaaaatatacgtatcaccgtgacctaaaagtaggcttaactaacaaatcaaagaacacgaatagcctttcaagattgagcctaatcataacaggattaagaacatttgatctaggatcaacttggcgatattgacttgaatagattttacggtaagtttaattaaatctaaatcaaagttcaatatcggtcccttccgatgcatactccatgcatccaacctgagctttactttaaccaatgttctggaaagaacataacatttctccaaatgcaagtaaactcttgttgtagattatcatatcagtaaaaccgtgtgtctgataaatctaggaaactttattcacatagtcatgtttactttccaatgtgatgacaacacaataaacaggatcaagtgtgtgaaaagggtttaagatgaatttataatcaaatagacaagcaattgataaagtgaaccaaaacatacacaaatgaatgaaaaatacttctgtttctttattgatgttgaataaaatagattatattgaaatggagttttatttagggcataaaacccaacacttataTGTACCTACATTTAAGTCCAATCTCCTCTCCGTCAATACCTTGCTATATAATACATTCACTGCTATCTCTTTTACTTCTCATATTTGTTATATACAGGGCCCTTCATAGACATCGAAGATTGAGATAGCTAAGAAGCATGGATAACTCTAGTACGTTTAGTAAGATCTTTCACTGCCAACTGTCAACAGTACAGTACCACATACTCTTGTAATGTACAAATTCAAAATCTTTGGCACACATGCCTTGGTCATCCTTCTGTACTCATTACAAATAAAGTGAATAACCGAGTGACTTACATGCTACCTTAGTCGAGTGACACGCATGCAAGTCTTGGCCGAGTAACATGCATGCAAGTCTTGGTCGAGTGACTTGCATGCTTGTCTTGGTCGAGTGACCCTTCCTTCATGCATGTCGAGTGACATGCCCATCATGGTGGTCGAGTGACATGCATGCAAGTATTGGTCGAGTGACTTGCATGCTTATCTTGGTCGAGTGACCCTTCATGCATGTCGAGTGATCATCCCGAGTTACTTCTTCAGTTGTTTGCTGAGGTGCAAACATGGTCTTGCATTCGTAGTAACTCCTTCAGTGTATCTCCACTATCCTCTTGATTAGTTGCTGACTAATTTGAAAGTTTATCTTGCTAATTTTTAGAGTTAACAGTAgcctattaaaataataaactaacATTTGTTTAGAGATTTTTTCAGaatttttatactattttaatatattcttactattattaatatttaataaagacACAATAAAAGTTACAACCAAGCAAATCACTCTTTCTTAATTATAAAGAAATGTACGAATTAGGGGTGCACATGAGCTGGATTGGCTGGGTTAGAGGTGTTTTAATAGACTAATCCAATTATTGCGGTTTAGATAAGCTATAAaccattcaatttttttattgtacAACCCAACCCTACTTAGTacaatattttaaactttaatatttatgttaCAAACAGGATAAAATTATTTAACCTAGTGCATACACAAAAAAATGATACATATGTGTGTGTGTAATATAGtggtttaaaaataattaaagtggTAGTGGTATCATTGTGTGAGTAGCAAAGTTAAAAATAGTGATTGATTCTCACATTCTGCTTGTTGGTAGAAGTAGAAGGGTAACTATAGACTACGTGTTAGTAATGTGTTTTGGTTAATTTACTTTCTAAGGTGATcgcaatataatttatttatgtatgaaAAGGTAAAATACACATCTGTATTTATTTTGTGAATGtaaaatacattttatatatgaaaattgtCTCAAATTTGGAACATCTTTCAAGAAATGAGTTAGTTTAGGTTATATAGAGTTAAAATGTGTCCAACCCATAACCAACCCATAATTATATGGCCTATCACTTTTCAGTCTAATAAGCCATGACCTACTCTTAACATAACTCTTTACTACAAAAAATGGGTTGGATTGATCGGGTTGAATAGTTTGCCCCATATTTTGTGCACCCCTACGAATTACTCATAGAATTttccatttattaaataaaaataaacaaaaagaaTAACCCTAATTTTCATTCCTTCTCTTTATTACTCCTCATTCATTAGAGTAAAATACTAGAatcttgtttatttatttaaaattgaacTAATAAATTctgttaaataatataaatttttttaaaaaaataaataaaaattattaaactaatAATCCGTTAAATACAcacttaatataaaataaaatatattgcaAATTAGGTTgacatataaaataataaaataataaataaacagataatgttttgtttggttaaagattaaatttgataactaattatttttatgcaATTATCCACTCTTTTAGTTAAAGGCAATCTTATGTCAGACAGTGATGATCTGTCCAGTCACaaatcatttaatagtaatcaTTGTCTCTCTCTCTTACTTGTCACAACAACCAAAACTAAAAGCACTGCTCTTCCGAGCTCTAGGTCCTTCTACAATGGCAAAGATCAAGGCTTTGCTTTCTGGGTATTTTCTGCTTCTATTTCTAGTGGGAGCTTCCGttgaaattgaaggaagaatcGTCTCTTTATTGCATAGTTATGACAAACCAAGTTTCGTTAGACCCTCCTTTAATCGAATTTATGATACTTCTAAGTATGGTATTTTACAGCTCAATAATGGCTTGGCTAAAACTCCTCAGATGGGGTAAGTTTGGGATAATGTATTTTAAGGTATTTGATTGTTAATttggagtttttttttatataagctCATCGTTTATGCTGCAAATGCATGGTGTTCCGCAGAATTGCTTTTTCTCCATGGTATATTATAGTGATCTTATTTTGAGTTTAGACCATAATAATTGGCTTTTGCTTACCTTTGGCAGATGGAATAGTTGGAATTTCTTTGCCTGTGACATCAATGAAACTGTCATTAGGGAAACAGGTAACAATTTCTTGGTGTCATAGGTAGCTATGCCAGAACCATTAATTCCAACATCCAATTATGCTCATTGTTTTAGCATCAGTGAGTTTAAGATAGTGAAATTGACACAATAGATAATCTTGAACAATTTGGAATTATTTGATTACTGGTTTGAAACTATGATGATTAATGTTGAGTGGAATTAGGATTCACATAAAGGGAGATCCCGGTATGAAGTTACTGATACATTTCTATGTGATTGACACAGCTGATGCACTTGTCTTATCGGGCTTGGCTGATTTAGGATATGTGTATCTCAATATAGGTAATGTTCTTCTTTCTGGACCCCTAATATGAATTTGGTGAACTTTAGATTATGTTCTTTtggatctaattttttttcttcttctattggATGTAGATGATTGCTGGTCTTCTCCAGCTCGAAATTTAAAGGTTACTGCTGCTACTAATCACCAAACTATATATCTCACAAATTTATAATCAGTATAACCAATGGTTGATCTTGTAGTCTCATAAGGCACCATGTTTATCTCTTTCCAACGATATTTGAACTTGCTCCTTCAATGTGGAGGATACATTTTAATTCTTACTcaattatgtttttatttgaccTTTCATGTTTAAGTGATAAAAGATTTATAGCCATTACATAAGTACAAACTTTGGAGTTCATGTATGTTTTAAATCCTTTTAATGCTGCTGGTTTGCTAATGCAGGGTCAATTAGAACCTGATCCGAAAACATTTCCATCAGGAATCAAAGCTCTCGCTGATTATGTACATGTGAAGGGCCTTCAGCTTGGAATTTACTCTGATGCTGGGTGGGATGAAATCGAATTACATTACTGTCGATTTCTTGATGTCTCTTTTGTTTATGTGTTTATCTGTTTTTGTTTTTCCCGTTTCGTGATGATCTATTGTTTTATAGTCCTATTTCACTTCCATGCTCACTGTTATATTTTATGCATCTGCATTTTCTAGGGCTTTTACATGCCAAGTTCGACCAGGGTCACTTTTTCATGAAAATGATGATGCCAAGCTGTTTGCGTCATGGGTTAGTTTCTTCAATAACTTGCTGtgttttggtttaagaatatgTAACTGATTTACTACATTAATCTTCTGTCGTTTGTTGCATTATTTATTCTTAATATCAATAGCTAAGGTGATGACTTgggataaaatagaagcaactGGTTGCTGACAGTTAATGTCTTCCTCTTCAACTGGATTATCTATTCTATTAAATATCAACagattatgttattttaaatgcTACGCTGGTTGGCTAAATTGCTCTAGTAATTATTCTTTTTAAGTGGCCTTTAATCAATCTCAAATGCACAAGCTCATTTCAGATATCTAAGCTATGTGTTTATGGGTTGTTCTACCTGATTATTGGTTTATGGTATTCTATCAGGGTGTGGATTATTTGAAGTATGACAACTGTTTCAATCTGGGCATTGATCCGAAAAAACGGTTTAACCTCTTCTTTGTCTCACACATCTATTCAAATAATTACTATTGAGTTGGTTTTTGTGTGAATTGACTTGTTTCCATGCTATTCAGATATCCTCCAATGCGTGATGCGTTAAACAGCACGGGGCGTACAATTTTCTACTCTCTTTGTGAATGGTAATCTAGTTCATTGATCCATTTAGGTATGTGAGTTAATCTCTGTTACATTGACAATGGTTTGTATCCAATTTTTTTGCTACACAGGGGGGTTGATGATCCTGCTTTATGGGCTGGGAAGGTAGGAAATAGCTGGCGCACAACAGATGACATAAATGATTCATGGGCCAGGTCCTAATTCTGCAATTTTTAATCTTAGAGGAATGGATTATGATTGGTGCCATGCCATATCAAAATATTCAATTCAATTTAATATGAAACTGGTATTGTATAGTATTGATAGAATTTGCTTTCTCCCGTTGTTTAGCATGACTACCATTGCTGATTTGAACGATAAGTGGGCAGCATATGCAGGACCTGGCGGATGGAATGGTAAAACATGAGAACCTTTTGTGAAATAAATATGTTGTGGAAAAACATGTGTATTTGTGTGGTAATTGTAATTAATCCTACAATTTTGAGCAGATCCGGATATGCTAGAGGTTGGCAATGGAGGTATGACATACCAAGAGTACCGTGCTCATTTTAGTATATGGGCATTAATGAaggtttttattttgtttccatcctaaaatttaatttatctgTATTATCCCATTTGCAAAAAttgtttctttttaaattttttataaatggtGAAAATCTTAAAGGATTGCTTCTGTTGTGAATGCGATTAGGCAGAGAGACGAGAACCTCACTTTAAACCTCAGTTTTGTACTTGTATTTTCAGACCAATGAGACATTTGACTGAAACTATTTTGATTTGTTTATGTCACATACTGAAGAATATGCATTTAAATTTTCCAGGCCCCTCTTTTAATTGGCTGTGACATAAGAAACATGACTGTAGAGACTTTTGAGATTGTGAGTAATAAGGAGGTGATTGATATCAATCAAGGTAAATGTACTCTTTGTTTTCCATGTGTCTTTATATGTGTTGATATCTTGACTTGTTGCACATATAACATCTAAAGGCCTGAGAGTTAATATGTTTTTGCAGATCAACTTGGGGTTCAGGGAAGAAAAATTCAAGTTTCAGGACCAGATGGTTGCCGTCAGGTTCTACCGCCCTCTTTAACCTCATGTAGCATATTAACTAACAATACAGCTAAAGCACTTGAAAATCAATTGAATTTTAGAGATAAAATGAGCATTTTACAACTTCTTGCCTAACAGAGGACTAAGAACTCCCACCAGTCCAGGCCCTCTTACCTGGGATATTTTTTTTCCCAGGCccctaaaaaaaaatcatgttacACATGTTTTCACATGTCTAGCAACTTGATTATTAATATGTTgttattctattttcttttttcagaTCTGGGCAGGCCCCTTATCTGGACACCGTTTGGCTGTTGCTCTTTGGAATCGCTGCGCAAAGGCATCAACTATCACAGCTCATTGGGAAACACTTGGGCTTCAATCGAGCACTAGTGTAGCAATAAGAGATTTGTGGCAGGTTTGGAATTATAGCATTTCGGGCACATGTATCATCTTATAAGAATTGGCCTCAAACCTTTTTCCTTGCATTTTGATAATGGTTACTCCTACTGGTTGCAGCACAAAGATGTAGCTGAAGATGCAGTGTCATCCTTTGGAGCTCGAGTTGATAGCCATGACTGTAATCTGTACATATTTAGTCCCCGAACGGAAGCTCTGTCGAAAATCTAGAGCAGGCTGCTGCATTTAGCGGGCTTCAAAGGAGCTAGGACCTTTGATTATGTTATGTCCATTGCAGTAGTTGTGTATGATTTGTACATTGTCTGCCAAAATGAGACTCAAAGTTGTCCTACTGAGTGCCACACTGTGAGGACTGTCTTGGCTATTATGATGCTGAAACATCAGTCTCCTTGGCCTTGTCATGGACCTACCAAATTGAACATATGATCATTGGTTGCTTTACTTATTACTTATAGGGATATTTGCGGTACAaatatttttcagttttatacacttatataaatattatatgtaaatGTATTTAActtataaaaattattcaaattatagaaaaatataataagaaccgcttaaattaattcaaaaattaaagaaatattgcactttataaaaatattatttttgattaaaagaaattaaaagaaaaataaataaatgaaaactATTCAAAGTTATAGATtggattttataaataattaaaagaaatgttaatactattttaaactatttgttttgtaaaagttatagattgaattttatgttttgttaaatgaccaATTAGGTcttgtatttttgaaaataatataaaatagtacCGTGAgtttaattttcaacaatttttttaatagaatcaacttgaaataatttctagcacgaattaatacacaaaatataacaagttttgtcataactgttgattttttattcaaataaagTGAGTGCAACAAAAGCATAATGAGAGGGAGAATgtcacaaaaaaatttatataaacaatttatatatatttttaatgaattCAACTACGTTCTAGCAACCATAACTAGAACAAGATCTTGTGATAACGGATCTAACAGAATCATAAATAAATTGATATTTACCTTTAGTAGCGCAAAACTTCATATTCAATCCTTGTATGCCATGAATGAGATCACCAAGCCTCATTTGTGTGTGATTGGCTTCTATAACCATTTATCTTTGAGACTATATCTTGCACAAATGAAAGAGGGTGTGTTGTCTCCTTTTTCAATGGTAAAATCTTAATATACACTTTTGATCTCAACACATGAGAGTGTAAGTCTTTGAGTGAAATTGAAGAACACAATGAGTGTTCTTCAACATTAAGGGgcggaagagagagagagagagagagagagagagagagagagagagagagagagagagagagagagagagagagagagagagagagagagagagagttgagatgTCAATTTGACAGCATCTCAGTATGGATGTCAAGATGCTCTCCTTAAATCTCTCCTCATAACTTTCTATTTCTAGAGCATTAAGTAAGAAGCAAGTAAGAAATTTACTTGCTTAGGGTTGGGCTTCGGCACCAATCACAGTTCTGTGCTTGGGCGCCACCTACTACAGTCCATGAACTATGGTATGCTTTCTATTTTCTTCTTATATTTAcaccatattttatttttctaaaaaataaattgtataaataattaattttctacaAAATGTCACTATATTTTATTTTcccaatttattattttaaaaataataatttattttataaactaTTTTCCtcaaaaataatactttattattttcttgtactaaataaatcaatactttatttatttttcataaataatagttgtttatcaaaatttttagaaactaaataaaataagagttaagaaattaaaaaaatgaggaaattacacttattatgggattttaaaagtttttatgataaatatggcacatttaagtttgaccaatttatatggtactttttttttaggtctttttatggtatttgatatgccatatatatatgtaaattatgtttttaaatcccatatttaatgtttttatttgtttaggtagttttatttgtcattgatgccgAAAAAGTCGTTGGAGTTTGTTGTCCGTGCTAGAAAAATCACCGAAGTAGCTGTCGATGCCGAAAAAGCCGTCGGAGTTGCTGTCGACGCCGGAAAATTTGtcaaaattggtatttttgccgaaaaaataactgaaaaaatcaccaagaaactggtttcttgaagaagaaagaaaccgGTTCTTCAAAAAAACAAGTTTCCTGATGAAGAAAcgatttcttgatgaagaaaccactttcttaGTGATTTTTTCGGTGACAATgacaattctgacgacttttctgacaCTGGCAGGTACTCTGGTAACTTTTCTGGCACTGACAGCAAACTTCAAAAAAGTCATCGGATTTCACATAGTTGTTGGAAAAATTactaagaaactggtttcttgatgaagaaaccagttacttgataaagaaaccagtttcttaataattttttcagtgatttttctgACGATaatgctaattctgacgacTAAACTGGCGTTGGTagcaactccgacgacttttctgaTATCGGtagctactccggtgactttttcgaTACCGAAAGCAAACTCCGAGAAATTtgtcggaattggcattgtcactagaaaaattaccaagaatttTTTTCTCGCaataatgccaattctaatgactTTTTCAGCGCCGGCAGCAACTTCGCTGACTTTCTCGGTGTCGACAACAACTCCGGTGACTATGACAATTTCGTTTACTTATTTCAGTTACTTTATTGTTTAGCATTTATATTTCGTTATGATTTTTCATAGTGTCGAATCTGGTTTCACAGGATTCATaagttcgaaactggttttataGGTTTTAAGGATTCTGTAATGAGGTTGTTGTATTTTATAatgttattgtatattttttattttaagtttttttttattattttgtttctaggtttgAAACTAGTTTTCacacttatattttattttagattattgttgtgcattgtgtgttgttttgTTTATATTCATGagtatttttttgtgttttttttctcCATTTAGTtaattgatgaaactggttttaattattttcattgtatatcatttttattttgttttcataatctttattattgttgtgtgacgaaactagttccttgatgaaaaaaccac is a window from the Cannabis sativa cultivar Pink pepper isolate KNU-18-1 chromosome 1, ASM2916894v1, whole genome shotgun sequence genome containing:
- the LOC115706200 gene encoding alpha-galactosidase 3 isoform X1 — protein: MICPVTNHLIVIIVSLSYLSQQPKLKALLFRALGPSTMAKIKALLSGYFLLLFLVGASVEIEGRIVSLLHSYDKPSFVRPSFNRIYDTSKYGILQLNNGLAKTPQMGWNSWNFFACDINETVIRETADALVLSGLADLGYVYLNIDDCWSSPARNLKGQLEPDPKTFPSGIKALADYVHVKGLQLGIYSDAGAFTCQVRPGSLFHENDDAKLFASWGVDYLKYDNCFNLGIDPKKRYPPMRDALNSTGRTIFYSLCEWGVDDPALWAGKVGNSWRTTDDINDSWASMTTIADLNDKWAAYAGPGGWNDPDMLEVGNGGMTYQEYRAHFSIWALMKAPLLIGCDIRNMTVETFEIVSNKEVIDINQDQLGVQGRKIQVSGPDGCRQIWAGPLSGHRLAVALWNRCAKASTITAHWETLGLQSSTSVAIRDLWQHKDVAEDAVSSFGARVDSHDCNLYIFSPRTEALSKI
- the LOC115706200 gene encoding alpha-galactosidase 3 isoform X2, translated to MTNQVSLDPPLIEFMILLSMVFYSSIMAWLKLLRWADALVLSGLADLGYVYLNIDDCWSSPARNLKGQLEPDPKTFPSGIKALADYVHVKGLQLGIYSDAGAFTCQVRPGSLFHENDDAKLFASWGVDYLKYDNCFNLGIDPKKRYPPMRDALNSTGRTIFYSLCEWGVDDPALWAGKVGNSWRTTDDINDSWASMTTIADLNDKWAAYAGPGGWNDPDMLEVGNGGMTYQEYRAHFSIWALMKAPLLIGCDIRNMTVETFEIVSNKEVIDINQDQLGVQGRKIQVSGPDGCRQIWAGPLSGHRLAVALWNRCAKASTITAHWETLGLQSSTSVAIRDLWQHKDVAEDAVSSFGARVDSHDCNLYIFSPRTEALSKI